One Labrus mixtus chromosome 22, fLabMix1.1, whole genome shotgun sequence genomic window carries:
- the LOC132956667 gene encoding amphoterin-induced protein 2-like: MHPAVSHLPGRTDIGGSRWNPGFVAFLLSLCLGALSSVATCPLYCLCASDIISCSGRNLSVARFDFPSYATRLDLSHNALTVLPLDWISQPFDRLSTLVLSRNSISQIETNAFAVTPHLLQLDLSSNQLTVLNSSIFTGLTELRELLLFGNQIIQINPEAFSDLRSLKRLYLSGNRLEDFPYGLYQEPGGPLNLTFLDLSNNRLSKAPVQSLLSFSRQSGIYLQENPFVCDCTLLALIEYWMWKQYRPLLDFRVKYPCMDNIGQGSQCSKQVSSKMPLEEKTFQVEPGKWLQVPCPGLALPVQEGLVVFWVTPSIVVNSSTNDSNARLTVFPNGTLEIRGALIEDSGTFGCVTGRGRSYEPNEFPEVIVVVGNSSTTSVSGLTHRSGAEHFNTAFTTLASCVISIVLVLLYLYLTPCRCRDARGGGSTGCGGRAFILCSDPREVESGDRRSNGKRVAFLEPQAEDLTDIGSPKPPALNLGHVTTEGILKNGSRTVGQTLTDPAQIA; this comes from the coding sequence ATGCATCCCGCTGTGTCACACCTTCCAGGCAGGACTGATATTGGAGGAAGCCGCTGGAACCCTGGTTTTGTAGCCtttctgctctcactgtgtcttGGCGCCCTGTCCTCCGTGGCTACTTGCCCACTATACTGCCTCTGTGCCAGTGATATTATTTCCTGCAGTGGCCGCAATCTGTCTGTTGCACGCTTTGATTTCCCGAGCTACGCCACACGGTTAGACCTGAGCCACAATGCCCTCACCGTCCTGCCTCTGGACTGGATTTCCCAACCGTTTGATCGACTCTCAACTCTGGTTCTCAGCAGGAACTCCATAAGCCAAATCGAGACGAATGCCTTTGCTGTGACGCCGCATCTCCTCCAACTGGACCTCTCTTCCAACCAACTAACAGTTTTGAACTCGTCCATCTTCACTGGGCTGACGGAACTAAGAGAACTACTGCTGTTTGGCAACCAGATCATCCAGATTAACCCAGAGGCCTTCAGTGATCTTCGCAGCCTGAAGAGGCTCTACCTCTCTGGGAACAGACTAGAGGATTTTCCCTATGGGCTTTATCAGGAACCTGGAGGGCCTCTTAACCTGACCTTTCTGGATCTTTCAAACAACAGGCTCTCCAAGGCTCCTGTCCAGAGCCTTCTGTCCTTCAGCCGACAAAGTGGAATTTATTTGCAGGAAAACCCTTTTGTCTGTGATTGCACATTACTTGCCTTAATTGAGTACTGGATGTGGAAACAGTATCGCCCCTTGTTGGATTTCAGAGTTAAATACCCATGTATGGACAATATTGGTCAAGGATCTCAATGTAGCAAGCAGGTATCGTCCAAAATGCCCCTAGAGGAAAAGACTTTCCAAGTAGAACCTGGAAAATGGCTACAAGTACCATGTCCAGGGTTGGCTTTGCCAGTCCAAGAAGGGTTGGTTGTGTTCTGGGTTACCCCAAGTATTGTGGTGAATTCATCAACCAATGATTCAAATGCCCGCCTAACGGTTTTCCCCAATGGTACCCTTGAAATTCGAGGAGCACTGATAGAAGATTCTGGTACTTTTGGATGTGTCACAGGGCGAGGGCGCAGCTACGAACCCAATGAGTTTCCAGAAGTCATTGTGGTGGTGGGAAACTCGAGCACGACATCTGTGAGTGGCTTGACACATCGCAGTGGTGCAGAGCATTTTAACACAGCATTCACCACCCTGGCTTCCTGTGTGATCAGCATCGTACTGGTGCTGCTCTACCTCTACCTCACTCCCTGTCGATGCAGGGATGCTCGAGGTGGGGGGTCCACGGGGTGTGGCGGACGAGCCTTCATCCTCTGTTCAGATCCCAGAGAGGTAGAGTCAGGAGATCGGCGGTCAAATGGAAAGAGGGTGGCTTTCTTAGAGCCTCAGGCAGAGGACTTGACTGACATTGGAAGCCCAAAGCCACCAGCTTTGAACTTGGGTCATGTTACCACTGAGGGAATTCTTAAGAATGGAAGTAGGACAGTGGGACAGACCCTCACAGACCCTGCTCAAATCGCATAG